In Lacerta agilis isolate rLacAgi1 chromosome 8, rLacAgi1.pri, whole genome shotgun sequence, one genomic interval encodes:
- the LOC117051470 gene encoding trophoblast glycoprotein-like, translated as MTPRDPLSAILGAWELLFLLVAPLSGQLCPVPCECSEPARTVKCVQKELTSIPAGIPGYTRNLFITGNQIAHIGSQDFKGLPNLVTLSLAGNRINTIESQAFSTLQSLRYLDLSHNLLAAIHPNAFSARNNSIRELNLSHSLCNSSAIRPVANALAQGGFQNLSRLELPSNEIVYLPRGMFSTLSKLEHLDLRNNSLVDIKNSTFVGLDLKYLDLTSNSFKTLRREALSALRRQSHLRLFLKDNPFVCNCDIEDLVNWLNQSRLVVDVEKLACAFPQELKNASLMELAGADLECHTSQHGENVLQTSYTALGAVLGVIGVIFLFVLYLNRKGIKTWMNSMRDTCQNLMEEYQYRYEIDSNRHITQVSALDV; from the exons ATGACCCCTCGGGACCCTCTCAGTGCCATTCTGGGCGCTTGggagctcctcttcctccttgttgCCCCTCTCTCCGGCCAGCTGTGCCCAGTCCCTTGCGAGTGCTCAGAACCGGCCCGCACTGTGAAGTGTGTCCAGAAAGAGCTGACTTCCATCCCAGCTGGCATTCCTGGATATACCCGCAACCTCTTCATAACCGGCAACCAGATCGCCCACATCGGCAGCCAGGATTTCAAGGGGCTACCAAATTTGGTCACGCTCTCTCTGGCCGGCAATAG gattAACACCATAGAGTCACAGGCCTTCTCTACTCTCCAGAGCCTGCGTTACTTGGACCTGAGTCATAATCTTTTGGCTGCCATCCACCCCAATGCTTTCAGTGCTAGGAACAACTCCATCCGAGAGCTGAACCTCAGCCACTCGCTATGCAACTCCTCTGCCATCCGCCCTGTAGCAAATGCCCTGGCCCAGGGGGGCTTCCAGAACCTCTCCAGGCTGGAACTCCCCAGCAATGAAATTGTCTACTTGCCACGCGGCATGTTCTCCACCCTCTCCAAGCTTGAGCATTTAGACTTGAGGAATAATTCCTTGGTGGACATAAAGAACTCCACCTTTGTTGGCCTTGATCTTAAGTACCTTGATTTGACCTCAAATTCCTTCAAGACCCTGAGGAGGGAAGCATTGTCTGCCCTCAGGAGGCAATCGCACCTCCGCCTCTTCCTGAAGGACAACCCGTTTGTATGCAACTGTGACATAGAAGACCTGGTGAACTGGCTGAACCAGAGCCGGCTGGTGGTGGATGTGGAGAAGTTAGCTTGTGCCTTCCCACAGGAACTGAAAAATGCCTCCCTGATGGAATTGGCTGGGGCAGATCTGGAGTGCcacaccagccagcatggtgaaaATGTTCTTCAGACATCCTACACCGCTTTAGGTGCAGTCCTAGGGGTCATTGGTGTCATCTTCCTCTTTGTGCTTTACTTGAACCGTAAGGGTATCAAGACATGGATGAACAGCATGAGGGATACCTGCCAGAATCTGATGGAGGAGTATCAGTATCGCTACGAAATAGACTCTAATCGCCACATCACGCAGGTTTCGGCACTGGATGTATAA